A single genomic interval of Helicoverpa armigera isolate CAAS_96S chromosome 22, ASM3070526v1, whole genome shotgun sequence harbors:
- the LOC110380898 gene encoding fatty acid-binding protein 1, translating to MAFFGKEYKFEKQENFEDFVNALGLTPEQTQGYLTYTPTLKFTQDGDSYTVTTITPKTKSEVTFKSGVEFDENNANRHCKTTYTVAGDTITQVQKYDDGNSLTITRKFSGNEMVVTLATSKWDGVARRYYKA from the exons ATGGCATTCTTTGGCAAGGAATACAAATTTGAGAAGCAGGAGAACTTTGAGGATTTCGTCAATGCTTTGG GCCTCACCCCCGAGCAGACTCAAGGCTACCTCACCTACACGCCCACCCTCAAGTTCACGCAAGATGGCGACTCGTACACCGTGACCACTATCACGCCCAAGACTAAGAGTGAAGTCACCTTCAAGTCTGGAGTCGAGTTCGATGAGAACAATGCTAATAGACAC TGCAAGACCACGTACACAGTCGCCGGTGACACCATCACCCAGGTGCAGAAGTACGATGACGGCAACAGCCTGACCATCACCAGGAAGTTCTCTGGCAACGAGATGGTTGTG ACACTGGCAACCAGCAAATGGGACGGAGTTGCTCGCAGATACTACAAggcctaa